A stretch of Tigriopus californicus strain San Diego chromosome 11, Tcal_SD_v2.1, whole genome shotgun sequence DNA encodes these proteins:
- the LOC131889962 gene encoding cytochrome P450 2C31-like — protein sequence MSECVLNQVHSLSAFKSGRSSQNMWTALLVTALILSVVRYYRTIWSLCPGPPSIPILGAIYLIFNSEGPKALIDKSLLKYGDIARIEFGMLRLYVVNGFEMAKELFNKDCTSHRPTTWYQREIKGFHGQVLGIIEASGQPWVEQRRFGLKNLKDFGFGRKSLDLVIQEEADLLIQSLLRENQEKNEVLIANTFNAPIVNALWQIVASNRLDPHDEATKDIMEKLELHFKSRMEIIDFAPLIRPYLPISKSSQAILELKEIIRKEILTHEQDFDPNAPPRDFIDTYLTEIKRTEGSPVTNFHREQLVTVCLDFFLAGSETTSTTLTWSVILMAIHPEIQEKCYQEIHQTIGSHPPMTAHLKDLTYCHATMLEVQRISATVPATLPHITTEEIRMDGYVIPKDSLILANLRLFLHDAKAFPNPKEFNPSRFLDDNGKIVKPDQFVPFGFGKRICMGESLAKSELFIFLTSFIQKTRIGASKSREPLDIANHTVGMTCIPDPFYVVMEPRKS from the coding sequence ATGAGTGAATGCGTTCTGAATCAAGTCCATTCCTTGTCAGCCTTCAAATCCGGAAGGAGCTCTCAAAACATGTGGACGGCTTTGCTTGTGACAGCCCTCATTTTGTCCGTTGTTCGTTATTACCGAACAATTTGGAGCCTTTGCCCTGGACCTCCGAGTATTCCAATTTTAGGAGCCATTTACCTGATCTTCAATTCTGAAGGCCCGAAAGCATTGATTGATAAAAGTCTCTTGAAGTATGGAGACATTGCCCGAATCGAGTTTGGAATGCTTCGTCTTTATGTTGTTAATGGGTTTGAAATGGCCAAAGAGCTCTTCAACAAAGACTGCACATCTCATAGACCCACTACTTGGTATCAACGAGAAATCAAGGGCTTTCATGGGCAAGTTTTAGGCATCATTGAGGCCAGCGGTCAACCATGGGTAGAGCAACGTCGATTTGgtttgaagaatttgaaagattttggttttggtcgGAAATCTTTGGATCTAGTCATTCAGGAAGAAGCTGATCTCCTTATTCAGTCTCTTTTGAGggaaaaccaagaaaagaaCGAGGTACTGATTGCCAACACGTTCAACGCTCCCATCGTGAATGCGTTGTGGCAAATTGTGGCCTCTAACCGGTTAGATCCCCACGATGAAGCCACCAAAGATATCATGGAGAAGCtggaattgcatttcaaatccCGAATGGAAATCATCGACTTTGCGCCCTTGATTCGACCTTACCTTCCAATCTCCAAGTCATCTCAAGCCATCTTGGAACTGAAGGAAATCATCCGAAAAGAGATCCTTACTCATGAGCAAGACTTTGACCCAAATGCTCCGCCTCGGGACTTTATCGACACCTACTTGACCGAGATCAAACGAACTGAAGGGTCGCCGGTTACGAACTTCCACCGTGAGCAATTGGTAACTGTTTGTTTGGACTTTTTCTTGGCTGGTTCCGAAACCACCAGTACCACATTGACTTGGAGTGTTATACTTATGGCGATCCATCCCGAGATTCAAGAAAAGTGTTACCAAGAGATTCACCAAACCATAGGATCCCACCCTCCAATGACGGctcatttgaaagatttgacaTATTGCCATGCTACCATGCTTGAAGTACAACGAATTTCGGCCACAGTTCCAGCAACTTTGCCCCACATAACAACGGAAGAAATCCGGATGGATGGTTACGTCATTCCCAAAGATTCACTCATCCTTGCTAATTTAAGGCTATTCCTTCACGACGCAAAGGCCTTCCCCAACCCTAAAGAGTTCAACCCGTCTCGTTTCTTGGACGACAATGGCAAGATTGTCAAACCCGATCAGTTCGTCCCCTTTGGTTTTGGCAAGCGAATTTGCATGGGAGAGTCATTAGCTAAAAGTGAgctcttcatttttcttaCTTCATTCATACAGAAAACCAGGATAGGGGCGAGCAAATCTCGAGAGCCCTTAGATATTGCCAATCATACAGTGGGAATGACATGTATTCCCGATCCGTTCTATGTAGTCATGGAGCCAAGAAAGTCTTGA
- the LOC131889965 gene encoding acid phosphatase type 7-like: protein MKVCQFGFVLATYLFQISNGNYVRSQPEQVHIATSANSKNIVITWSTWDQTESLVEYGRAFKTLNQTQRGYSSKFVDGGQEKRSQFIHRVTLEDLKPDAIYAYHVGSSMGWSDLFWFRTLPSGSNWSPRFAIFGDMGNINAQSLPRLQKETQEGMYDMIIHVGDMAYNMDDDNARVGDEFMRQLEPIAAYVPYMVCPGNHEQKYNFSNYKARFSMPGNSESMFYSFDVGPIHFLSISTEFYYFLNYGIKMVSNQYQWIIDDLKEANRPENRAQRPWIVIFGHRPMYCSTDDKDDCTRNTTYTRIGLPLMNAFGLEKVLLDYNVDLAFWAHEHDYERFWPLYDYQVRNGSTSEPYVNPKGPVHIITGSAGCEERHDPFQRQPEITAFRSLDYGYTRLIGHNGTHLEIEQVSDDKGGEIVDHFWIVNHEHKFPSFL, encoded by the exons ATGAAGGTGTGTCAATTCGGATTTGTTCTGGCAACATATTTATTTCAGATATCCAACGGCAATTATGTGCGGTCTCAGCCAGAACAAGTCCATATCGCCACATCAG CTAATTCCAAGAACATTGTCATCACTTGGAGCACTTGGGACCAAACTGAGTCCCTCGTCGAGTATGGAAGAGCCTTCAAGACGCTGAATCAGACCCAAAGGGGATATTCATCCAAGTTTGTGGACGGTGGCCAAGAGAAGCGATCCCAGTTCATTCATCGGGTCACGCTCGAAGACTTGAAACCGGATGCAATTTATG CCTATCACGTTGGAAGTTCCATGGGCTGGTCCGATTTATTCTGGTTCAGGACTCTGCCTTCAGGCTCAAATTGGTCCCCTCGATTTGCTATTTTTGGGGACATGGGCAATATCAATGCCCAGTCGTTGCCCCggcttcaaaaagaaactcaaGAGGGCATGTACGACATGATCATTCATGTTGGGGACATGGCCTACAATATGGACGat gATAATGCCAGAGTGGGGGATGAATTCATGCGACAATTGGAACCAATTGCCGCATACGTTCCATACATGGTCTGTCCAGGCAATCATGAACAAAAATA caatttttcaaattacaaAGCCCGTTTCTCCATGCCTGGCAACAGCGAGAGCATGTTCTACAGCTTTGATGTTGGGCCCATACATTTCCTGTCCATATCCACGGAGTTCTACTACTTCCTCAATTATGGGATTAAAATGGTTTCTAACCAATACCAATGGATCATTGACGACCTCAAGGAAGCCAATCGACCTGAAAACCGAGCTCAGAGGCCTTGGATCGTGATATTTGGTCATCGTCCCATGTATTGTTCCACGGACGACAAGGACGATTGCACCAGAAACACCACCTACACCCGAATCGGTCTGCCCTTGATGAATGCCTTTGGTTTGGAGAAGGTTTTACTTGATTATAATGTGGACTTGGCCTTCTGGGCCCATGAGCATGATTATGAGAGGTTTTGGCCTTTGTACGATTACCAAGTTCGTAATGGGAGCACTTCGGAGCCTTATGTCAATCCAAAAGGACCCGTTCATATCATTACTGGATCAGCG GGTTGCGAGGAGCGCCATGATCCTTTCCAACGACAGCCGGAGATAACAGCGTTCCGGTCTCTGGATTATGGATATACCCGGCTGATCGGCCACAATGGCACTCATCTCGAAATCGAGCAAGTGTCAGATGATAAG GGCGGTGAGATCGTTGATCACTTTTGGATTGTGAACCATGAGCAcaaatttccatcttttttgtAA
- the LOC131889959 gene encoding polypeptide N-acetylgalactosaminyltransferase 1-like isoform X2: MLNRFILRVKHSGHHRAKLTFFVFSWFLLFCFWNTKEPGIFQAHQKSPRFGQIYGFSKVHQIISRWHEQDLVHSPLLTPKNDPKWSGYSDEYLFEFEDPPEVISRPESPGDLGKAVLIPRELKWKAAEMKSLHQLNLVASDMIPFDRALRDLRNPLCKTVTYPHKLPQASVIVIFHNEARSTLLRTVHSVINRSPRSLLKEVILVDDNSDLENLLKPLDEYVSSLPVKTFVVRTPKREGLIRARLLGAKAAQGSVMVFLDAHVEVTTGWLTPLLAEIADDRTRVVMPVIDDISDDTFQYEPLDDDGSIGGLDWRLLHFWLEPRPMYPDQVQSDAFPTPTMIGCAFAIDRDYFYASGSYDSQMKIWGGENVEMSVRVWRCGGSLLKVPCSHIGHVYRTTTPHSVPGGLTAKMDIAVLNTARFAEVWLDNYKRFYYFENPHAKSIDFGDVSERKKLVRDLQCHSFDWFLEHVYPESGFPRGELYLGQVKHPKSDLCLDGMSTYGSPGMRQCHGLGGYQTILISANKELRSGTRCLQSGKKIDHGFANVTLVTCNGSQQQKWDLKPLKDSHAIAHQLMHSTSGLCLAFEAPSTVPDGAKSSILGYLANLAQDVIKPVQVPILRTCEGDPDEESTQRWFLNKSVNWNTTLEENSYMKDAMTP, from the exons ATGTTGAATCGGTTCATACTCCGAGTGAAACATTCTGGCCACCATCGAGCCAAGCTgacattttttgtcttctctTGGTTTCTGCTCTTTTGCTTCTGGAATACCAAAGAACCGGGGATTTTTCAAGCCCACCAGAAGAGCCCCCGATTCGGACAAATCTATGGGTTTTCAAAGGTGCATCAAATCATATCTCGGTGGCACGAGCAAGATCTCGTCCACTCTCCATTGCTGACGCCCAAGAACGATCCCAAGTGGTCTGGATATTCGGATGAGTATCTATTTGAATTCGAGGATCCGCCGGAAGTCATTTCTCGACCGGAGAGCCCTGGAGATCTGGGCAAGGCCGTTCTCATTCCTCGTGAATTGAAATGGAAGGCTGCCGAGATGAAAAGTCTACATCAATTGAATTTAGTGGCTAGTGACATGATTCCCTTCGATCGGGCTTTGAGGGATCTTCGGAACCCACTTTGCAAAACTGTGACATATCCCCATAAACTTCCCCAAGCTAgtgtaattgtaatttttcATAATGAAGCCAGGTCCACCTTGCTTAGGACCGTTCATTCTGTGATAAATCGATCTCCGAGATCATTGCTCAAGGAGGTCATCCTTGTCGATGATAATTCCGACCTAG AGAATTTGCTGAAGCCTTTGGATGAGTATGTGTCTTCGCTACCCGTGAAAACCTTCGTCGTTCGAACACCAAAACGCGAAGGCCTGATTCGAGCTCGGCTTTTGGGTGCCAAGGCCGCTCAAGGATCGGTAATGGTCTTTTTGGACGCTCACGTTGAAGTCACAACTGGCTGGTTAACTCCACTTTTGGCGGAAATCGCCGACGATCGGACACGGGTGGTCATGCCCGTGATTGACGATATAAGCGATGATACGTTTCAATATGAACCCTTGGACGACGATGGTAGTATTGGAGGACTGGATTGGAGGCTTTTGCATTTCTGGCTCGAGCCTAGACCCATGTACCCTGATCAAGTCCAAAGTGATGCTTTCCCAACTCCAACCATGATTG GATGTGCTTTCGCTATTGATCGCGACTATTTCTACGCCAGTGGCTCCTACGATAGTCAAATGAAGATTTGGGGAGGCGAGAACGTGGAAATGTCAGTGAGGGTTTGGCGATGTGGGGGTTCATTGTTGAAAGTTCCGTGTTCCCATATTGGCCATGTTTACCGCACAACTACTCCCCACAGTGTTCCCGGCGGTCTGACGGCCAAAATGGACATTGCCGTTCTCAATACGGCCAGATTCGCTGAAGTGTGGTTGGACAACTATAAGCGATTCTATTACTTCGAGAACCCAC ACGCCAAAAGCATTGACTTTGGAGACGTCTCGGAGCGCAAGAAACTCGTTCGGGACTTGCAATGCCATAGCTTTGATTGGTTCCTGGAACATGTATATCCAGAGTCCGGATTTCCCAGAGGAGAGCTCTACTTGGGACAA GTCAAGCATCCTAAGAGTGATTTATGCCTCGATGGAATGAGTACTTATGGATCACCAGGGATGAGACAATGTCATGGATTGGGAGGATACCAGACCATCCTAATAAGTGCTAATAAGGAATTACGGAGTGGAACAAGATGTTTGCAATCTGgcaagaaaattgatcacGGATTCGCCAATGTGACCTTGGTAACTTGCAATGGTTCCCAACAACAAAAGTGGGACCTTAAGCCTCTAAAAGACAGTCATGCAATTGCACATCAATTGATGCACTCAACCAGTGGCCTTTGCTTAGCCTTTGAGGCTCCGTCAACAGTTCCTGACGGAGCCAAGAGTTCAATCTTGGGATACTTGGCCAATCTTGCTCAAGATGTTATCAAACCAGTTCAAGTCCCCATTCTCAGGACCTGTGAAGGAGATCCCGATGAAGAATCTACTCAAAGatggtttttgaacaaaagcgtCAATTGGAATACAACTTTAGAGGAGAACAGTTATATGAAAGATGCTATGACACCCTAA
- the LOC131889959 gene encoding polypeptide N-acetylgalactosaminyltransferase 1-like isoform X1, protein MLNRFILRVKHSGHHRAKLTFFVFSWFLLFCFWNTKEPGIFQAHQKSPRFGQIYGFSKVHQIISRWHEQDLVHSPLLTPKNDPKWSGYSDEYLFEFEDPPEVISRPESPGDLGKAVLIPRELKWKAAEMKSLHQLNLVASDMIPFDRALRDLRNPLCKTVTYPHKLPQASVIVIFHNEARSTLLRTVHSVINRSPRSLLKEVILVDDNSDLENLLKPLDEYVSSLPVKTFVVRTPKREGLIRARLLGAKAAQGSVMVFLDAHVEVTTGWLTPLLAEIADDRTRVVMPVIDDISDDTFQYEPLDDDGSIGGLDWRLLHFWLEPRPMYPDQVQSDAFPTPTMIGCAFAIDRDYFYASGSYDSQMKIWGGENVEMSVRVWRCGGSLLKVPCSHIGHVYRTTTPHSVPGGLTAKMDIAVLNTARFAEVWLDNYKRFYYFENPHAKSIDFGDVSERKKLVRDLQCHSFDWFLEHVYPESGFPRGELYLGQVSRFNILRYNGICLMNSDIFLVVQVKHPKSDLCLDGMSTYGSPGMRQCHGLGGYQTILISANKELRSGTRCLQSGKKIDHGFANVTLVTCNGSQQQKWDLKPLKDSHAIAHQLMHSTSGLCLAFEAPSTVPDGAKSSILGYLANLAQDVIKPVQVPILRTCEGDPDEESTQRWFLNKSVNWNTTLEENSYMKDAMTP, encoded by the exons ATGTTGAATCGGTTCATACTCCGAGTGAAACATTCTGGCCACCATCGAGCCAAGCTgacattttttgtcttctctTGGTTTCTGCTCTTTTGCTTCTGGAATACCAAAGAACCGGGGATTTTTCAAGCCCACCAGAAGAGCCCCCGATTCGGACAAATCTATGGGTTTTCAAAGGTGCATCAAATCATATCTCGGTGGCACGAGCAAGATCTCGTCCACTCTCCATTGCTGACGCCCAAGAACGATCCCAAGTGGTCTGGATATTCGGATGAGTATCTATTTGAATTCGAGGATCCGCCGGAAGTCATTTCTCGACCGGAGAGCCCTGGAGATCTGGGCAAGGCCGTTCTCATTCCTCGTGAATTGAAATGGAAGGCTGCCGAGATGAAAAGTCTACATCAATTGAATTTAGTGGCTAGTGACATGATTCCCTTCGATCGGGCTTTGAGGGATCTTCGGAACCCACTTTGCAAAACTGTGACATATCCCCATAAACTTCCCCAAGCTAgtgtaattgtaatttttcATAATGAAGCCAGGTCCACCTTGCTTAGGACCGTTCATTCTGTGATAAATCGATCTCCGAGATCATTGCTCAAGGAGGTCATCCTTGTCGATGATAATTCCGACCTAG AGAATTTGCTGAAGCCTTTGGATGAGTATGTGTCTTCGCTACCCGTGAAAACCTTCGTCGTTCGAACACCAAAACGCGAAGGCCTGATTCGAGCTCGGCTTTTGGGTGCCAAGGCCGCTCAAGGATCGGTAATGGTCTTTTTGGACGCTCACGTTGAAGTCACAACTGGCTGGTTAACTCCACTTTTGGCGGAAATCGCCGACGATCGGACACGGGTGGTCATGCCCGTGATTGACGATATAAGCGATGATACGTTTCAATATGAACCCTTGGACGACGATGGTAGTATTGGAGGACTGGATTGGAGGCTTTTGCATTTCTGGCTCGAGCCTAGACCCATGTACCCTGATCAAGTCCAAAGTGATGCTTTCCCAACTCCAACCATGATTG GATGTGCTTTCGCTATTGATCGCGACTATTTCTACGCCAGTGGCTCCTACGATAGTCAAATGAAGATTTGGGGAGGCGAGAACGTGGAAATGTCAGTGAGGGTTTGGCGATGTGGGGGTTCATTGTTGAAAGTTCCGTGTTCCCATATTGGCCATGTTTACCGCACAACTACTCCCCACAGTGTTCCCGGCGGTCTGACGGCCAAAATGGACATTGCCGTTCTCAATACGGCCAGATTCGCTGAAGTGTGGTTGGACAACTATAAGCGATTCTATTACTTCGAGAACCCAC ACGCCAAAAGCATTGACTTTGGAGACGTCTCGGAGCGCAAGAAACTCGTTCGGGACTTGCAATGCCATAGCTTTGATTGGTTCCTGGAACATGTATATCCAGAGTCCGGATTTCCCAGAGGAGAGCTCTACTTGGGACAAGTGAGTCGATTCAACATCTTACGCTACAATGGTATTTGCTTGATGAATTCCGATATATTTTTGGTTGTCCAGGTCAAGCATCCTAAGAGTGATTTATGCCTCGATGGAATGAGTACTTATGGATCACCAGGGATGAGACAATGTCATGGATTGGGAGGATACCAGACCATCCTAATAAGTGCTAATAAGGAATTACGGAGTGGAACAAGATGTTTGCAATCTGgcaagaaaattgatcacGGATTCGCCAATGTGACCTTGGTAACTTGCAATGGTTCCCAACAACAAAAGTGGGACCTTAAGCCTCTAAAAGACAGTCATGCAATTGCACATCAATTGATGCACTCAACCAGTGGCCTTTGCTTAGCCTTTGAGGCTCCGTCAACAGTTCCTGACGGAGCCAAGAGTTCAATCTTGGGATACTTGGCCAATCTTGCTCAAGATGTTATCAAACCAGTTCAAGTCCCCATTCTCAGGACCTGTGAAGGAGATCCCGATGAAGAATCTACTCAAAGatggtttttgaacaaaagcgtCAATTGGAATACAACTTTAGAGGAGAACAGTTATATGAAAGATGCTATGACACCCTAA